From one Actinomycetes bacterium genomic stretch:
- a CDS encoding CotH kinase family protein → MFKKRDIAIIIVLIAALGGALFLYWWQRPELSVGGTPAVIDHKSQTIMVRLDPDADTRQEIRFNFLLNNHRVYIQDPGTGETTKISSGNYYDFQSYISHSKLIAGRTEYDLWVTTGTLPLISINTGSQDIPNEPKIPCIMSVYDQTVDTNITADIETVNNYRDCPQPSYSFNLGSNPFTPEPSPLLDYGSGTNFILSSTYLDPSLMREKLAYDLFSMMSEDHPRPNPRYVELVLNGDYQGIYLLYQRHSGPLFSVGGEQGMLFEASGWQANLSHGASGFSQVEPQSPDMLYIIDRLADQVQKQKIPEAIDLDSAADNYLLYLFTGCSHPLAPYQFIYQSPGQDQLGFCPGDYYQAGFGRDGNSFRQPVRVLRLNRLFSLLEKDPAFRDRLQQKWQQLKNDGFSLTRLQSLMEENARIVEPALDRNRLRWPYDPELVEEDTGLGQELEYMQQYMQQRTAWLDRYIGSNLQIFIGDREATINHESNTIFCALEPGAATLQTINTSLGNDVPIHIEPISYGSFNMGHLEDREAGFRKAAEEFSLDNPDDRLTVNIESLEGGQTVSGLVKVTGWAVDQLSHTGPGIEAVYLSDGPLALDNYLGQADYGLTREDVAANLGDSKYTDSGFSFTFDSIYLENGQHTLYLYVSTADGRHAVKTVGFELENSYSLASYGIPRTTDLSNGQQYDFIDFIYHGVVDIQGWGQYQLWVTTGQVPVVTIDTEGQDILNFPKIGCNFQLISDEDWYNYNTPDTESLIEIRGGSSRFSQKKSYSFKFERNLVHNIEVDLLDMIEARKWILNSCFLDRSFMRDKISYDLFNQLGDQDHYDYASQTRFVEVFVNGSYSGLYLLTERIDEDSLHLNNFSPDDSMHSVVYKSYSSATSWRRFNTDINYIPYDKLGPYQGYLQKEPNPDNPDQGEFWSPLAYFREMAIKSPDNYFNQFIGEMLDTANAIDLHLLILVTGTDDALLNNQYLARDNQEDSRFFFVPWDYNASFGRNAYSIKTSFARWYSNGLLDRLFSTGNYSREFKQRWNQVKDTVFSYQNIEQMVDANAELIQDSAERNFNKYPIVVGDNWKNDQYVDAYNFGQELDYLKSWAHDRINFLDAYINATDSLDTNMVNEAIRISVDYPQPGENITGDFNLSGWAVNVSSKQGPAIHRVEIYNEAGETLNLVTVAGYGQPREDVAQFFDHAGYKECGFTALIKQDQLHEGINLLWVFAYGEQGRYNIVPLEINLTFMPANS, encoded by the coding sequence ATGTTTAAAAAAAGGGATATAGCCATAATAATAGTCCTGATTGCAGCCCTGGGGGGTGCTTTGTTTCTGTACTGGTGGCAGAGACCGGAATTATCTGTGGGCGGCACCCCGGCAGTTATTGACCACAAAAGCCAGACCATAATGGTAAGGCTGGATCCGGACGCAGATACCCGCCAGGAAATCCGGTTCAATTTCCTCCTGAACAACCACCGGGTATATATACAGGATCCTGGAACCGGAGAAACCACCAAAATCAGTTCGGGAAATTATTATGATTTTCAAAGCTATATTTCACATTCCAAACTCATTGCCGGAAGAACCGAATATGACCTGTGGGTAACCACGGGGACACTTCCTTTAATATCCATTAATACCGGCAGCCAGGATATACCCAATGAACCTAAAATACCCTGCATAATGTCTGTTTATGACCAAACTGTGGATACCAATATCACTGCCGACATAGAGACAGTTAACAATTACCGGGACTGCCCCCAGCCCAGTTACAGTTTTAATCTGGGCTCAAATCCATTTACCCCAGAGCCTTCCCCCCTGCTGGATTACGGCAGCGGTACCAATTTCATTTTAAGCTCAACCTATCTGGACCCTTCGCTGATGAGAGAAAAACTTGCCTATGACCTTTTTTCCATGATGTCTGAGGACCATCCCCGCCCTAATCCAAGGTATGTCGAACTGGTGCTAAATGGGGACTACCAGGGCATATACCTTTTGTACCAGAGACACTCGGGACCACTGTTTTCGGTTGGCGGGGAACAGGGCATGCTTTTTGAGGCTTCCGGCTGGCAGGCCAATTTGTCCCACGGGGCCAGCGGTTTCTCCCAGGTAGAGCCGCAGTCGCCGGATATGCTTTATATTATTGACCGGCTGGCAGACCAGGTGCAGAAGCAGAAGATACCGGAAGCTATAGACCTGGACAGTGCTGCTGATAATTACCTGCTTTATCTTTTTACCGGATGCAGCCACCCCCTGGCGCCCTACCAGTTTATATACCAAAGTCCCGGGCAGGACCAATTAGGTTTTTGTCCCGGCGATTATTATCAGGCCGGCTTTGGCAGGGACGGAAACTCCTTTAGGCAGCCGGTCCGGGTTTTAAGGCTGAACCGGCTGTTTAGCCTGCTGGAAAAAGACCCTGCCTTCAGGGACCGGCTGCAGCAAAAGTGGCAGCAGCTAAAAAACGATGGCTTTAGCTTAACCCGTCTGCAATCCCTTATGGAGGAAAATGCCCGGATTGTTGAACCTGCCCTGGACAGAAACCGGCTCAGATGGCCATATGATCCGGAACTGGTTGAAGAAGATACCGGACTTGGCCAGGAGCTAGAATACATGCAGCAATATATGCAGCAGAGAACCGCCTGGCTGGACCGCTATATTGGCTCCAATCTCCAGATCTTTATAGGAGATAGGGAGGCAACCATAAACCATGAATCCAATACCATATTCTGTGCCCTGGAACCTGGAGCAGCCACCCTGCAGACCATTAATACCAGCCTGGGAAATGATGTCCCCATACATATTGAACCTATCTCCTATGGAAGCTTTAATATGGGACACCTGGAAGACAGGGAGGCCGGCTTTAGGAAAGCCGCGGAAGAATTCTCCCTGGATAACCCCGATGACCGCCTGACAGTAAATATAGAGAGCCTGGAAGGAGGCCAGACCGTTAGCGGCCTGGTTAAGGTTACCGGCTGGGCTGTTGACCAGCTGAGCCATACCGGTCCGGGGATAGAGGCGGTGTACCTGTCCGACGGGCCCCTGGCTTTAGACAACTACCTGGGGCAGGCAGATTACGGCCTGACCAGGGAAGATGTAGCTGCTAATCTGGGGGACAGCAAGTACACAGACAGCGGTTTTTCTTTTACTTTTGATTCCATCTACCTGGAAAACGGCCAGCACACCCTGTACCTGTATGTCAGCACTGCTGATGGCAGGCATGCAGTAAAGACAGTTGGTTTTGAGCTTGAAAACTCCTACAGCCTGGCCAGCTACGGTATCCCCCGAACCACCGATCTGTCCAATGGCCAGCAGTATGATTTTATAGATTTTATATACCACGGGGTTGTGGATATCCAAGGATGGGGCCAGTATCAGCTGTGGGTTACCACCGGCCAGGTACCGGTAGTAACCATAGATACTGAAGGGCAGGACATCCTTAACTTTCCCAAAATTGGCTGTAATTTCCAGCTGATATCTGATGAGGACTGGTATAATTACAATACCCCGGATACAGAAAGCCTTATAGAGATAAGGGGCGGGTCCAGCAGGTTTTCACAGAAAAAATCTTACAGCTTTAAATTCGAAAGAAATCTGGTACACAATATTGAGGTTGATCTGCTGGATATGATAGAAGCCAGAAAATGGATTCTGAACAGCTGTTTTCTGGACCGATCTTTTATGCGGGATAAAATATCCTATGACCTGTTTAACCAGCTGGGGGACCAGGACCATTATGATTATGCTTCCCAGACCCGTTTTGTGGAGGTATTTGTAAACGGAAGCTACAGCGGGTTGTATCTGCTGACTGAAAGGATTGATGAAGACAGCCTGCACCTGAACAACTTTTCACCAGATGATTCCATGCACAGCGTGGTTTACAAATCTTACAGTTCGGCTACCAGCTGGAGAAGATTCAATACTGACATAAATTATATTCCCTATGACAAACTGGGGCCCTACCAGGGATACCTGCAGAAAGAGCCCAATCCGGATAACCCCGACCAGGGTGAATTCTGGAGCCCCCTGGCCTATTTCAGGGAGATGGCCATAAAATCTCCTGATAATTATTTTAATCAGTTCATAGGGGAAATGCTGGATACAGCCAATGCCATTGACCTTCACCTGCTGATACTGGTAACCGGAACCGATGATGCCCTGCTAAACAATCAGTACCTGGCCAGGGACAACCAGGAGGACAGCCGCTTTTTCTTTGTGCCCTGGGACTATAATGCATCATTTGGCAGGAATGCATACAGCATCAAGACCTCTTTTGCCCGCTGGTATTCTAATGGACTGTTGGACCGGTTATTTTCAACCGGCAATTACAGCCGGGAATTTAAGCAGAGGTGGAACCAGGTAAAAGATACCGTGTTCTCTTACCAAAATATTGAACAGATGGTAGATGCCAATGCTGAGCTTATCCAGGATTCTGCAGAGCGCAATTTCAATAAATACCCCATAGTGGTGGGCGACAACTGGAAAAATGACCAGTATGTTGATGCCTACAATTTTGGCCAGGAGCTGGATTATCTAAAATCATGGGCCCATGACCGCATCAATTTTTTGGATGCCTATATAAATGCTACTGATAGCCTGGATACCAATATGGTAAATGAGGCCATACGCATAAGTGTTGACTACCCCCAGCCGGGTGAAAATATCACTGGCGATTTTAACCTTTCCGGCTGGGCGGTAAATGTTTCCAGCAAACAGGGCCCGGCTATCCACAGGGTAGAAATCTATAATGAGGCCGGGGAAACCCTGAATCTGGTAACCGTTGCCGGTTACGGGCAGCCCCGGGAAGATGTGGCCCAATTTTTTGACCATGCAGGTTATAAGGAATGTGGTTTTACTGCCCTTATTAAACAAGATCAGCTGCATGAAGGCATCAACCTGTTATGGGTTTTTGCCTATGGTGAGCAGGGCAGGTACAATATCGTTCCCCTGGAGATTAATTTAACTTTTATGCCGGCTAATAGTTAA
- a CDS encoding DUF11 domain-containing protein produces the protein MDKSKENSSNFFKSKAFIIIIIAALILAIAIPVGYIFYLDYLNTPNFVSSGSNYITVSADQASPGDELTYTINLANEGRKDVTDVHITTDMPEHTSISSQDIDYLEHVDRDTISFMVDMIKVGQTRQLSYTVTVDNPLDHGTVIANNSFKITYRRQGDQEKIEKKFETSLETVVESNIDFAESYYKVTDENGEYIRMGDNLNIVFFIKNSGNMIAEDVKIKGIIPDNTDYVEGSFTSDTAYMDQVDGEPVIRVDRMETGAKMFINYSVQVASGLADNTKVVFGPTIENGTVQAVLENQELTVRAFPQFSQFSLTGADENGGDLLPNETIKYAVTFKNDGDGSAFNVFVENSIPDNTTLLDSSIDPSMFNWEMQNKVFSIRIAELAPGEEFTYFYRVKVSGGLYYGTKVTNTCTLIYQEDRLNSESVTHTVISNYGYNVVVMGDSQVANTKWVNHLNNMFEQRYFYGDFSFIKSGKAGETVDMGYNRMLSSGILGQSPYIFIINYGTNDADTSSGYYRIAPETFRYYLGAMIDTIKTNTGALVVVMSTGVSNEKVNEAHHNSDLATYSNLASQVAAQHGAVFVDVFNPMMQSGNPNQYLGDGLHYNSTGDQFVATIAFNTISRYLNQYGTR, from the coding sequence GTGGATAAAAGCAAAGAGAATTCTTCAAACTTTTTTAAAAGTAAAGCATTCATCATTATAATTATAGCGGCGCTGATACTGGCCATAGCCATACCCGTAGGATATATATTTTATCTAGATTACTTAAACACCCCCAATTTCGTTAGCAGCGGTTCCAACTATATAACTGTATCTGCCGACCAGGCCAGTCCCGGTGATGAGCTCACCTATACCATCAACCTGGCCAATGAGGGAAGAAAAGATGTAACTGATGTGCATATAACTACAGATATGCCGGAGCATACCAGCATCAGCTCACAGGATATAGATTACCTGGAACATGTAGACCGGGATACCATTAGTTTCATGGTGGACATGATAAAAGTAGGCCAGACCAGGCAACTGTCTTATACCGTTACTGTAGATAATCCCCTGGACCACGGCACGGTTATCGCCAATAACAGTTTTAAGATCACCTACAGAAGGCAGGGCGACCAGGAGAAGATAGAGAAGAAATTTGAAACCAGCCTGGAGACAGTTGTGGAAAGCAATATTGATTTTGCAGAATCCTATTACAAGGTTACCGATGAAAATGGGGAATACATAAGGATGGGTGACAACCTGAATATTGTATTCTTTATTAAAAACAGCGGTAACATGATAGCCGAAGATGTAAAGATAAAAGGCATAATTCCCGACAATACCGACTATGTGGAAGGAAGTTTTACCTCGGATACCGCCTATATGGACCAGGTGGATGGAGAGCCGGTTATAAGGGTGGACCGGATGGAGACCGGAGCCAAAATGTTCATAAATTACTCGGTTCAGGTAGCCTCCGGCCTTGCAGATAACACCAAAGTTGTATTCGGGCCTACCATTGAAAATGGCACTGTCCAGGCAGTTCTTGAAAACCAGGAGCTAACGGTAAGGGCTTTCCCCCAGTTCAGCCAGTTCAGCCTGACCGGGGCAGATGAAAATGGCGGGGACCTTCTACCCAATGAAACTATAAAATACGCCGTAACCTTTAAAAATGATGGGGATGGAAGCGCTTTTAACGTATTTGTGGAAAACTCTATTCCCGATAATACCACCCTGCTTGATTCCAGTATTGACCCTTCCATGTTTAATTGGGAAATGCAGAATAAGGTATTCAGCATAAGGATAGCGGAACTGGCTCCCGGTGAAGAGTTTACTTATTTCTACCGGGTAAAAGTTTCTGGTGGCCTGTACTACGGTACCAAAGTCACCAATACCTGTACCCTCATCTATCAGGAAGATAGGCTGAATTCAGAATCGGTAACCCATACGGTTATTTCCAATTATGGTTATAATGTGGTGGTTATGGGTGACTCCCAGGTTGCCAATACCAAATGGGTAAACCACTTAAACAATATGTTTGAACAGAGATATTTTTACGGAGACTTTAGCTTCATTAAAAGCGGCAAGGCCGGGGAGACTGTAGATATGGGATATAACCGGATGCTCAGCTCGGGAATCCTGGGCCAGAGCCCCTATATTTTTATCATCAATTATGGTACAAATGATGCCGATACCTCTTCCGGTTATTACCGGATAGCCCCGGAGACCTTCCGCTATTATCTGGGAGCTATGATAGATACCATAAAGACCAATACCGGCGCCCTGGTAGTGGTAATGTCTACCGGAGTGTCTAATGAAAAGGTTAATGAAGCCCACCACAATTCAGATCTGGCCACTTATAGCAATCTGGCATCCCAGGTTGCGGCCCAGCACGGTGCGGTGTTTGTGGATGTATTCAATCCTATGATGCAGAGCGGAAATCCAAACCAGTACCTGGGAGACGGACTGCACTATAACAGCACCGGGGATCAATTTGTGGCTACTATTGCTTTCAATACCATTTCCAGGTACCTTAACCAGTACGGTACCAGGTAG
- a CDS encoding GDP-mannose 4,6-dehydratase translates to MENLLITGGAGFIGSSFIERLLKNNYQGKIICLDDFNDYYSPAIKRENIAEFKNYPNFLLRQADITDYPSLKRVFEANRIGQVVHLAARAGVRPSIQDPLLYGQVNVNGTMNLLKLAQENGVSKFIFASSSSVYGNNKKIPFAETDNVDFPISPYAATKKSGELICYTYHHLYNINCFCLRFFTVYGPRQRPEMAIHKFVAKIDREDTIDMYGDGSTSRDYTYIDDITAALKACLDRVKGYQIINLGNSHPVTLRQLIEIIEQKLGKKAKIRQMGMQPGDVETTFARIEKAKQILDYNPSTPLEQGIEKFINWYRQKEN, encoded by the coding sequence ATGGAAAATTTACTAATAACCGGCGGGGCTGGTTTTATAGGCTCCAGCTTCATAGAAAGACTGCTTAAGAATAATTACCAGGGAAAAATAATTTGCCTGGATGATTTTAATGATTATTACAGCCCGGCCATTAAAAGAGAAAATATAGCTGAATTTAAGAATTACCCTAATTTTTTATTGCGCCAAGCAGATATTACCGATTACCCTTCACTTAAAAGAGTGTTTGAAGCCAATAGGATAGGCCAGGTGGTACACCTGGCTGCCAGGGCGGGGGTAAGGCCTTCCATACAGGATCCCCTGCTTTACGGGCAGGTTAATGTTAATGGAACCATGAACCTACTTAAGCTGGCCCAGGAAAATGGGGTATCCAAATTTATTTTTGCCTCCTCCTCATCGGTTTATGGCAATAACAAAAAAATACCTTTTGCCGAAACCGATAATGTGGATTTCCCCATCTCCCCCTATGCTGCTACTAAAAAAAGCGGGGAACTTATTTGCTATACCTATCATCATCTTTATAATATAAATTGTTTTTGCTTAAGGTTTTTTACTGTTTACGGTCCCAGACAGAGGCCGGAGATGGCCATACATAAATTTGTGGCCAAGATAGACAGGGAGGATACCATTGATATGTACGGAGATGGTTCCACCAGCAGGGATTATACTTATATAGATGACATAACTGCAGCGCTTAAGGCCTGCCTGGACAGAGTAAAGGGGTATCAGATTATTAACCTGGGCAACAGCCACCCGGTAACCTTAAGGCAGCTTATTGAAATCATTGAACAGAAACTGGGTAAGAAGGCAAAAATCCGGCAGATGGGGATGCAGCCGGGGGATGTAGAGACAACTTTTGCCCGTATAGAAAAGGCAAAGCAGATACTGGATTATAATCCCTCCACTCCCCTGGAGCAGGGTATAGAAAAATTTATTAATTGGTACCGACAAAAGGAGAATTAA